A single window of Anaerocolumna chitinilytica DNA harbors:
- a CDS encoding creatininase family protein produces the protein MLNLSDCTWKQIAELDKARSILFITMAPIEEHSLHLPLGTDVYEGEYWIAEAEGIINQKNPEAVCCKLPAYPIAAAGVRGFYGCIHFEPKTVYKVAVELLENIVQMGFQNIIIVASHGDPIHLIATEKACKRINSKYKICAISPMGAFFSAKELGIDLGLPDEIKEMERCAANDFHAGWIETSCMLDINKASVSESYKTIPPIEIHEKDMMFSGKQLRAMGEYGHLGYPALGDEKIGRMLNCNTAQYLATVASKLIKGEDCSGYMFHSLYKIPFMHTPFL, from the coding sequence ATGTTGAATTTAAGTGATTGTACCTGGAAACAAATAGCAGAGCTTGACAAAGCACGAAGTATATTATTTATAACTATGGCACCGATTGAAGAACACAGTCTTCATCTGCCTCTTGGAACAGATGTGTATGAAGGGGAATATTGGATTGCAGAAGCAGAAGGTATAATAAATCAAAAGAATCCAGAAGCTGTCTGCTGCAAACTTCCGGCATATCCCATTGCTGCCGCTGGAGTGAGAGGTTTTTATGGGTGTATTCACTTTGAACCTAAAACAGTTTATAAGGTTGCAGTGGAATTGCTGGAAAATATTGTTCAAATGGGATTTCAAAATATTATCATTGTAGCATCCCATGGAGACCCCATACATTTGATTGCTACAGAAAAAGCCTGCAAGAGGATAAACAGTAAATATAAGATATGTGCCATTTCACCTATGGGAGCTTTCTTTTCGGCAAAAGAACTTGGCATTGACTTGGGATTGCCCGATGAAATAAAAGAGATGGAAAGGTGTGCAGCAAATGATTTCCATGCCGGATGGATTGAGACTTCCTGTATGTTAGATATCAATAAAGCATCAGTGTCAGAGAGTTATAAAACCATACCCCCGATAGAAATCCATGAGAAAGACATGATGTTTTCAGGAAAACAATTAAGAGCCATGGGAGAGTATGGGCACTTGGGATATCCGGCTTTAGGGGATGAAAAAATCGGAAGGATGCTGAATTGTAACACCGCACAGTATTTGGCAACAGTTGCATCGAAGTTAATAAAAGGGGAAGATTGTTCAGGGTACATGTTTCATTCATTATATAAGATTCCCTTTATGCACACACCTTTCCTATGA